The Branchiostoma floridae strain S238N-H82 chromosome 1, Bfl_VNyyK, whole genome shotgun sequence sequence CCAGTGTGTGTCACAAATGCTATGATGAAGTCACAAGGTGAGAAAACATCAAAACCAATTTGCAAAAACATTTTATAAACTACTATCTAAGAACTATTATAGAGTGGAAGTCAGTAACCTAAGTACGTTATAAGTTTAGGGCATCCTCACTAGATTTGCAGTCAGATGTGTAAAGTTTAGGTGTGATAGGTCATTCaatataatattacatgtaattggtTGCTGCAGTTCATCCCTCTTCTTTATTTTGGTACTGAACTCAGATAAAAATCTCAGGGCTTTGATTTTACCTGTTGGCCTGTTTTTATTTCAGTCAAAAGAAAAAGGTAGTCTCGGGAAGATACTCCCCTCCAGCAAATTTTAAAAAGTaagttttcatttgattttgcCTCTAGTTAGTAGATACTGTATGTGGGTTCACCTGTGTGTTCACTTTTGTAATGCACATACCGTTAGGCTGTGTTGCACAATACCCTTGTTATCAGAGTACAGCGCTAGCTGGCCAAGGGAGTTATGCCGCCTACTGCGCGGCAGCGTAACCCCCCGGCCCGAATAATTCAATTTACAGGGTATGTTGCTAGGGGCTCGGGAAAGACTCGTAGCCGCTGACTGTTCTCTGGCAACCAGGGTACTTTTGAGACTGAGCATGAAGTTGTTTgcttgatatacagtcaaatctggaTTCAGCAACAACAGAAGGGATTGAGGAAAAACTGAAAGCAGGTGGTTGCTCAGGACAAGGTTCAGCTATATAAAAAATGTTTGTTGCCTGTGCCAGGTGGTTGCCTAACCAGGCTTGACTCTCGGTACCTTGTAATGACATGTAGTGAATGTGCATTCAAACCTTCAAACATCCACCATGTCTTTAATAAACATTTCAGCACTACTAAAATGTACTTGAAGGGGTGATTTTCCTATTACTAAATCTGTGTGTCCAGGAGACTGGAGAAGCATGCAGCAGCCTCAGACAGACACCACACAGCGGCAGCCACACCACCACTCCCAGGGGGGTCTGTACAGGGGGGGTTCCCTGCAGGGTCTAAGGACAGGGAGATCGCTGAGAGACTTCAGAGACTTAAGGAAGACAGGAAACCAGGTACGACTTTGTTTGCTATAACTAGATATCATGGATAAAACATTGATGGGGGCCTGCATACCGTTTTATGTAGAGTGTAACCAGCGGTAAATTTGTAAACCGCTCAAATCTAACATCATAGAATGTAATTGGTGCCATGCATTCTGTGTATTTGCATCTGAATTTAGCATAAAGCAACACCAGCCTGTTGATTTCAacatgatacatacatgtagctgctgccTTTTGGACTTTAGGCATTGACATTTCCCCCATGCTCAGCGTGTAGGCCCCCATTGACTAATGACTAAGACATTTGGCAATGTGATATCTGATTATTGATTTACTACAAAAACCGTGAAAATGTTCTTTTGACATGCTATTTTCTTTTTGGTTATTTCCAAATTTCTTGATGTTTTTAGCTTGTCTGCATGTCCATCtgtgtttctttatttcagttTTTTGTATGTTCAGCCTGTGGGTGCTTTACCATCTGTTATGCCACctgatatatatgtgtatgacatGACCTGCTTTTGTTGCAGCCCACATCCCCACAGAACAGGAGATGGCAGCCAGACTAGCAGCCCTGAAAGGCACAGACAAGCCTTCCCCCTCCCAACAGGAAATCACAGACAGACTGGCCGCACTTCAGGGGAAGGACCCTGCTGCCTCACAGCCAAGCTCATTGGTGAGACTAACACAACCTTACAACTACCCCTGTGAAGACTTGATTAACATGACAGATTTCCCAATGTCATGACTGCTGCGACAGCTTTCTTCATGTCTAAAGGGTTTTAGGTCTTTCAATTTATGGCAGTATAGAAAGGCTTTTCCCATATTATATGTCTCCCACAACAGCTCATAAGTATTTGTACAAAGTCCCTGCAAAACGTACACTACAAGAAATACTTACAGTCAAGGGGTATGGACAAGATGGGGGTACGGAAGTTGTTTAAGATACTCATTATTGGAATCCCTCTGTTCCAGCTGCTTCAGCCAACCCAAAAGAGGACTGATGTAGAGAGAGTGGACAGCCTACTGAACCAGATAGGGGAGGAAGTTACACTAGACAACAGGACAGATGGTCTGGCACAGGAGGGTGAGTTACTGGTGAAGAAGGGACCATCTTTTTAATGAATACCCACAAATGAACTTGCTGGAGAAGTCTGTGCTGCACAACATCTCAATTGTTTAGGTTATGTACCCTTTTCTTAACCATTAGTTTCAACTCAATTCATTAATCAAATGAAATTTCTGGGTATTTTTAGTATTTGCTGAAAAGACTCTCTGTGAAAGAAGTTTGTGATATGATTTTTCAAAGCTTCTGCATACATGTGTTCAACTTGATACATTTTCACGTGACATGGAAATACATGCACACAGTCAGCAACGGGGACAGGGAAACAATgtcagggaaacacagtcagcaccagggacagggaaacacagacagcaccatggacagggaaacactgtcagcactagggacagagaaacactgtcagcaccaggtacagggaaacactgtcagtaccagggacagggaaacactgtcaacaccaaggacagggaaacacagacagcaccatggacagggaaacactgtcagcaccagggacagggaaacactatcagtaccagggacagggaaacactgtcaacaccaaggacagggaaacactgtcagtaccagggacagggaaacactgtcagcaccagggacagggaaacacagtcagaaccagggacagggaaacacagtcagaaccagggacagggaaacactgtcagcaccagggacagggaaacacagtcagcatgaggaacagggaaacacagttagcaccagggacagtgaaacactgtcagcaccagggacagggaaacactgtcagcaccagggacagggaaacactgtcagcaccagggacagggaaacactgtcagcacGAGGGACAGGGAAAACAGTCAGCAcgagggacagggaaacacagtagCACCAGGACaggaacacagtcagcaccatggacagggaaacactattagtaccagggacaggaaaacactattagtaccagggacaggaaaacacagtcagcactagggacagggaaacacagtcagcactgAATCTGCTTGAATAAGATTAAGCATAGCTGCAGTAGATGTTGTTAGGCTACACcatgcatttgcttgcaaatattacctttatAGTGAGATTTCTTTCCTGTCTCCAGATGAAGAGAATGACCTTGGGAAGGAGGGACCGTCCAGAGGCATGTCCACCTCCTCAGGCCTGCCTACCAACATCTCCGCCCAGTCTGAGGATGGAGAGGACACAGCACACagacaggaggaggaggtgaGGAACCTGATCACACAGGCCCAGGCCGAGCTGGGGGCTGAACAGGCAGGCAGGTACAGAACACAGGAGCTGACACACAGGCTGGACAAGCTCAAGGGACTGGACAATCTGACAGGTCAGTTGAACCTTGTGTCATCAACCATGAGAAAGTGAGGGATAGAGCAGGTCAAAGAGTTTGTTAGGAAGCACATTCTATACCCGTGGTCGTGGTGTTGCCATGAACCAAACTATTTGTTGATCACAAGAAggtcactgaataaaaaaatctcCAGACTTGAGCatcatttttcaccagaaaatctaCAGACATTGGATTGTGCTTTGTGCATGTGCACATCTGCCAATCTCAAAATCGTGCAAAGTTCCAGAGAACGCCGGGTGTATAGCTTGCACACACGTCAGCTGATTTATTTTCCTGCTTTGTAATGGTCTACGTAGATTATGGTTGTAAGTTCATATTGTATTATATGAAGCTAAGAATGGGAACCTAGAAATGTCAGGATACATTGGCAAGAAAGTCCTTCATTATTTATAAACTAAGGTAGGTTGTGTCCTGGTGTGGTGCACATGAATAGTTTCTGAAAAAAGTTTCTTATGGAACTGAGATGTATAATTTATTTTTTAGGAGATGGGGCATACTCAAAGTGGGACAGTGATGAAGATGAAGCAGACACCACCAGAAGGATTCTTCAACAGGTACTGCGTCACAACACAGAAAGTATTCATTTCTGGTCATTAACAATAAATGCAATCTTTAGCTTTAAGAAAGGTTATGAAAACTAGCTTTCTGTAGTCAGTCCTGCTGTATTGTTAAAAATCACTATATTCACTATCACTATATCATTATAAATAGGGAAGCTGACTACTAGGTATATAGTTCTTCCACACAAGTCAGCATGACTGTAAACCTATGACAATACTTTTCCCTGGACAGGCCTTTGAAGAGGACAAATTAGATGATAAAGTGAAAGCATCAGGATATGCAGATCTTCTGGGCCAAAAGAAGGGTAGAGGTACCAAGGCACAAGGTGTACCCAAGGCAACCAGACAGAAGGTATTTGTTATAGAAACTTTGCAACTTACAGGTACAGATATAACACTGTGTACTGCTGACATACTTGGCACTCGTTGGTCCAACATTTTGTGCCAGCCTTCTATTACCACCAATCACCGTTGTTTACAGACTGAGGCATTGTTTTCATGGTGTTTCCGCAATTGTGCCCATTATGCTGTATACATGTCTCACCAGTCAGGAGTCAAGGAAGGCAAAAAGTTAGAGTTTCAGGAGTGACAATTCAGACTCAGGAGTAAAGTTCATCATTGGTAGAATTACTAGTCATTTATTAACCCTGACAGATAATCTGGTCTGTTTTAAAAGAGTTGAAAATAGTTAGAATTTTTCACAATATTTGCTCTTGATCACCAATGATTAACCACCTCAGCAAGTGAAAGTACAGAAGTGAAACCACAGAACCTAGATATGAAACCAAGATAATGTCATAATCGTGCCTGAAAATCAATTGTacactacatctacatgtatatgcgaTCCCTGTGTAACAATTGACAGTTAGTTGCTGAAGACTCTGACAGTGATGAGGAGCTGCCCTGGTGCTGCATCTGTAACCAGGATGCCACCCTGCGGTGTCATGGCTGTGATGAGGACCTGTACTGCAGGAGGTGCTACAGGTATGCTGTCATCACAGACTTTCTGTATCTTGTACAAAGGTGGTTCAACCCCCTACCAGGCCTCAGTATTGTACCCTTATGAAAGGCACGTTAGACGTATTTCTTGACTTGACTCACTGGTGAAAGTACCTAGCCATGTTtaaagagagccacaccttgaacaTGTTAAAGATCTCACCACACGCAGAAAAACGAGTAGCCAtccatcccagtgtgagtagatcaaacctTACACTACTTTCACAcagcttgtacctactgtacaaaaaCTGGTGTTACACCTATTAAAAGTTGTTTACTGAGTatgcaaaacaataaaaatatgCAGCCAAGACTTTTGCTCAAAGacttttgtatgttttcttgtccCATCTCAGGGAAGGCCATGACCGTATGGACATAGAAGATCACACCACTTCTCCATACAAGCCTCCAGCAAAGGGCAGATGATCAGTACTGTACCTGAGGACAAGTATGAGAAAGAGTGCGGGAGTTGAAAACAACCCACTACTATTGGACTAGACCCTACTGCAGTGGCCTATGAACACTATCAAATATTGAGTTTTTAAAGAGTTACAATTTGTTTTACAATGCTAAATGAATGtgtttttaaatattgaatGTTCACATCTGGTTAAGGCATTGAGGCAGCTTTATTCATAAGAAAAGGAGCACTGATTGATAAAAGGATACTCCATTACAAGGTAAGCTAGTAAACAAAAACCAATTATAAAATGTAGTAATGAATAACTGAAGCAGCAAGAATGTTGCAAAAGTACACAGTCATTAACGCTTCCAACAAGACAATATACAAGGACTATCATGGAACTATATGTACCAGTCAACAAGCTAAGGAAAGCACAGCAGCTTCTTCAAGTACAAGAAACATTTATGACAGGGCTCACAAGAATGCTGCAAATTCTATatgcaaatgtacaaatatacaaatgaagtgatgacaataaaacatttaagttttacagGTATAAAAGTCATGTGTTGTGATTATATTAAATATATGAAAGTATACAGTGTCAAATACCTTTGCATCTAAAGAAGAAATATTCTATCTCATATAGCAGCATTTGCAAAGCAATGCCTCATTACAAAAAAGTTTATATTTCATTTCTCTACttacatatttttgtacattactttACACATTTCATTTTCAGTACAATGCAACTTATGACTGACTGGCCTAGACTATAACTGTATGGTATTATCTACAAGTTAAATTTAGATCATTATCCAGTCATTCATAACACAAGACAAAATTGCAGCCATTATTAAAAGCACTGTATAGGTCCAACTGCCCTCAACAGAGAATTCTGGCTCATTTGTAATGAAAATTACTGCACTCCATTTGGAACAACATTTTGATCTGCTTTTCCAAAATACTGGGATGAGTAAAACAACTATTGCAACAGGTGTCTTCAAGCTTATATCTGGCAGTATTTGTTAGTTTCTGGGGATGTTTGTGGCAGTTACTGTTTAATTATGCTAAAATTCAAAACCCTTTGCCATACATAGAATCTctcatacatacaatgtaacttGTCTCAGATTGCAAGGCATTTCTTGCCTTCAGCACGCACCCTGTATCTTTTCTCGTTAACGCATATTCCTATCAATGATCACTTCCCAGCTCCTTAGCACACATTCATTGTCAAACCTGGATATATAAGCTGATTCAAGGTTTGgtttgtttctgtatctacaaaatcggtataaccgcccttcagcattGGAACTGCCTATAGGTGAGGTCAAGGGTGAAGGTCTGTAATAATCTTGTACTCAGTTCTTGTCTAGACCATACTTAATACATTGTGTAGATGGGTGTGGGAGTTTGAACTGAAACATAATACACATCAAATGGCTATTGGGCAGTTCAAGCTGTGAAATGGCTTATTGTCAGTCCTGTAagtaagtcagtcagtcagtcctGTCATTTTGAGTAAGCCTTCTAATACAACATGCAACATACAGGAATGTCCGAGGGATGATAGGACAGCTGCAGGACCTATCTTGGAACAAAAATTTGCTTttggggacagacaaaaatgtaactttgTGCACGTTTCAAATGATAATTTTCATATTCAACAAAAATTGACAACACAGGCTCCAAAATAATGTGTGGGGTGATGTAAAGCTGTGTGTACATCCATCTCTCCTGTTATCCTGGCCCTCTGCTAGCACTCTGTGTCCTGGAAACAGGCTTCTGAGTCGGTGAGTTTGATGACATTACTGGTGTTCTCATAGAAGGAGTTGTCTATGGATGGGGGTGGGGGCATGGCACTCAACATGGTGTGCAACTTCCTCACCAGGAAATTGAAACTCGGGCGGTGCTTCGGACTTACTCGCCAGCAACTGTACATGATCTGATAGCTGCAGAAGAAGAAATGCAGCATCAAGACAATGTTAAGAATAGGATCCTAAAAATAGCCTTTTTTTCATCAGGCCTAAATTCATTGACTTTAAATTATTGTTGAACAGCTTGTTTATTTCCTTTGAAATGGGTTGGTTGGAGACTTTGGGAATTTTTCTTTTGTGACTAACTTGCAGTCAGATCAGGTGTTTGAACACTGAAATGTAGGATCATAGCAAATATGGTATCATTGTAGAGGGTAATGAATAAGCTTTCAAATGATACGTTGTACATATAATACATAATTGACAAAAAGATGGAGATATGACTGATCAAACCAAACTTCTTTATCTTGATAACAAAAGATCAGTCCAACACTTAGATACATACAGAGTCAACGAAATGTACACATTCTATGACTAGTACTTACAGCTGGTCGGAGCAGTCCCTGGGTTTCTGCAGTCTCATGCCCTTCAGTAGGAGGTCGTACACCTCGTGGTTGGCCACTCCTGGGTAGGGCGTGGCTCCTCTGGTGATGATCTCCCACAGGGTCACACCAAACGACCACTAAAGATAGATTTGGGAGGATGATCatttaacaacaaacaaatatttcaccTATCAAAACACACTTCCCCAATGTAGCCAAACTAGAGGGGAAATTTACTACTCCACTAACGTCAACTGGTGACTCACCACTTAAGCTACACTACtgttgttggcatccttctgtctcaAGAGACAATGGAATAGGCAAACAGTCACTTCTCGAGGTGGGTTTGGTGACCTGtttgcctggcctgcacatgactttttaatgAGAAGGAGGGGCgcgcaattccttctccaccctctcctCTACTGATAAGAGCTACACTAGTTACACTATACTTAAATATATTTAAAGAAACATACTTCATCTCAAttgaggtaaaagaaaaagactATCTGCGTCAGCTCTTCTCTACAGAGCCACTCACCACATCACTCTGTGTAGTGTACACCCTGTCCGCCAGACTCTCCAAGGCCAGCCACTTGACCGGCACCTTGACCATGCTGCCCTGTCTGTAGTAGTTCTCACAGTAGATTTTTCTGGACAGGCCAAAGTCTGCAACCTTCACTACAAGCTGCTCATCCAACCTGTGGGCAAGTTACAATAATTATCATAGATTAAGCAACCAAGTCTGATtgaaaaggcaacaaaatacacataatGTATTTCAAAAATCCTAAGCTTACATGCAGTTTCTTGCAGCCAGGTCTCTGTGTAAGAACTCCATCTGTCCCAAGTACTCCATGCCTTTGGCTATGTCCACTGAAAACTTCAGCAAGGTCTGGATTGGCACaaactggtaaaaaaaaacaaatcattatGGTGGATCTGAAAATCTAAATTTTAAACATTCTCTATACTGTAGTATCACAAATGGTGGGGAAACACAGTGATCTCAAGCCAGTTTAGCTCACCAAAGACCTTGTCACTGGCTGTGACAGAGAAGTGCTGGTATCTGTATTTC is a genomic window containing:
- the LOC118415205 gene encoding abscission/NoCut checkpoint regulator-like; amino-acid sequence: MTGKCYRCATKFGLFRKEVGCPRCGFAFCSKCVCKSVVLPGQQAASSVCHKCYDEVTSQKKKVVSGRYSPPANFKKRLEKHAAASDRHHTAAATPPLPGGSVQGGFPAGSKDREIAERLQRLKEDRKPAHIPTEQEMAARLAALKGTDKPSPSQQEITDRLAALQGKDPAASQPSSLLLQPTQKRTDVERVDSLLNQIGEEVTLDNRTDGLAQEDEENDLGKEGPSRGMSTSSGLPTNISAQSEDGEDTAHRQEEEVRNLITQAQAELGAEQAGRYRTQELTHRLDKLKGLDNLTGDGAYSKWDSDEDEADTTRRILQQAFEEDKLDDKVKASGYADLLGQKKGRGTKAQGVPKATRQKLVAEDSDSDEELPWCCICNQDATLRCHGCDEDLYCRRCYREGHDRMDIEDHTTSPYKPPAKGR